A single Montipora foliosa isolate CH-2021 chromosome 7, ASM3666993v2, whole genome shotgun sequence DNA region contains:
- the LOC138010829 gene encoding trefoil factor 2-like → MTMKLAFALFLFGAVVVMGKPTQNDEDRCDVENLVDCGWLGINQGTCEARSCCWNSSVPSGLPWCHRAKDAPPPTCIVDPTKRKTNCGWLGINQHQCEARGCCWQANSPGDEPWCYLKDFDIPPYAMCPVGPSQRNDCGKVGTTKDQCLADSCCWDDTIQNTPYCFHQPEVPPPRGCYIYHGISGECKYVCGPGQKRAYGLCGGMLYCCLR, encoded by the exons ATGACGATGAAACTGGCatttgcattgtttttgtttggagcAGTGGTTGTGATGGGGAAACCAACTCAAAATGATGAAG ATCGGTGTGATGTTGAAAACTTAGTTGACTGTGGATGGCTGGGAATAAATCAAGGCACTTGCGAAGCTAGAAGCTGCTGTTGGAATTCCAGTGTCCCAAGTGGCTTGCCGTGGTGCCACAGGGCGAAGGATGCACCAC CGCCCACTTGTATCGTTGACCCCACGAAAAGAAAAACTAACTGTGGATGGCTCGGAATCAATCAACATCAGTGTGAGGCAAGAGGATGCTGTTGGCAAGCAAATTCTCCAGGAGATGAACCGTGGTGCTATCTTAAGGACTTTGACA TTCCACCCTATGCAATGTGTCCTGTTGGTCCTTCTCAGCGCAATGACTGTGGTAAGGTAGGGACAACAAAAGACCAATGTCTGGCAGACTCCTGTTGTTGGGACGACACCATCCAAAACACCCCTTACTGTTTTCATCAGCCAG AGGTACCACCTCCTCGTGGTTGTTACATCTACCATGGCATTTCTGGAGAATGCAAGTACGTGTGTGGTCCCGGTCAAAAACGGGCCTATGGTTTGTGTGGCGGGATGTTGTACTGCTGCTTACGATAG